The following proteins are encoded in a genomic region of Oryza brachyantha chromosome 11, ObraRS2, whole genome shotgun sequence:
- the LOC102715981 gene encoding barwin-like, whose product MATAARKVALVAAVLSMAAAMATAQEASNVRATYHYYRPAENNWDLGAPAVSAYCATWDADKPLEWRQKYGWTAFCGPVGPTGQDACGRCLLITNTATGDQITARIVDQCANGGLDLDWDTVFSQIDTDGQGYQNGHLIVDYQFVDCGDN is encoded by the exons atggcgacggcggcgaggaaggtggcgctggtggcggcggtgctgtCCATGGCCGCAGCCATGGCTACAGCCCAAGAGGCGTCCAACGTGCGTGCCACGTATCACTACTACCGGCCAGCGGAGAACAACTGGGACCTGGGGGCCCCAGCTGTCAGCGCTTACTGTGCCACGTGGGATGCCGACAAGCCGCTAGAGTGGCGTCAGAAGTACGGCTGGACCGCCTTCTGTGGGCCCGTTGGCCCCACCGGGCAGGATGCCTGTGGCAGGTGCCTCCTG ATCACGAACACGGCGACGGGGGATCAGATCACGGCGAGGATCGTGGACCAGTGCGCCAACGGCGGCCTGGACCTGGACTGGGACACCGTCTTCTCCCAGATCGACACCGACGGCCAGGGCTACCAGAACGGCCACCTCATCGTCGACTACCAGTTCGTCGACTGCGGCGACAACTAG